One genomic window of Aliiroseovarius sp. M344 includes the following:
- the rimM gene encoding ribosome maturation factor RimM (Essential for efficient processing of 16S rRNA) encodes MSDDRICVGAIAGAFGVKGELRVKSFCADPEAIGTYGPLWSEDGSRQFTLILDRAIKNGFAATIDGVRTKEDADALKGVRLFADRDALPSLPDDEYYHADLIGLEVLDTGGRVLGRVSAVHNHGAGDVLEVQGPGLKTNALLPFTLEAVPTVDLGAGRVVADPPEGIFPE; translated from the coding sequence ATGAGCGACGATCGAATTTGCGTGGGCGCAATTGCAGGTGCCTTTGGCGTTAAAGGCGAGTTGCGGGTCAAAAGCTTTTGCGCCGACCCCGAAGCGATCGGCACCTATGGCCCGCTATGGTCTGAAGATGGCAGCCGCCAGTTTACGCTGATCCTTGATCGCGCGATCAAAAACGGGTTCGCCGCCACCATCGACGGGGTTAGGACGAAAGAGGACGCCGACGCTTTGAAAGGCGTGCGCCTGTTTGCCGACCGTGACGCCTTGCCCAGCCTACCCGATGACGAGTATTATCACGCCGACCTTATCGGGCTTGAAGTGCTCGACACTGGTGGCCGCGTATTAGGCCGGGTGTCTGCGGTGCACAATCACGGCGCGGGCGATGTGCTTGAAGTGCAGGGGCCGGGTTTGAAAACCAACGCATTGCTGCCCTTCACCCTCGAGGCTGTGCCGACCGTCGATCTGGGCGCTGGTCGCGTTGTTGCGGACCCGCCCGAAGGGATTTTTCCCGAATGA